In Candidatus Saccharimonadales bacterium, one DNA window encodes the following:
- a CDS encoding nucleoside-diphosphate kinase: MSTNNIQKTLVVFKPDTVQRGLVGEILTRFERVGLKIVATKMIAPTKEHYHKHYEEIGKMITRRGEHTFDITLDLMVQGPVIAMVFEGVEAVALVRKMVGPTEPKSAQPGTIRGDYSHMSFGYADEEDKGIPNLIHASGDPEEAAQEIDHWFSDSELYEYKALHEKFTR, from the coding sequence ATGAGTACAAATAATATACAGAAGACACTAGTAGTTTTTAAACCAGATACAGTCCAGCGCGGTCTTGTTGGAGAGATTTTGACGCGATTTGAGCGAGTTGGCTTAAAAATTGTTGCGACAAAGATGATTGCCCCTACTAAAGAGCATTATCATAAGCATTATGAAGAAATTGGCAAAATGATTACCCGTCGTGGGGAGCATACCTTTGACATAACACTAGATCTAATGGTTCAGGGTCCAGTGATTGCAATGGTATTTGAGGGCGTCGAAGCAGTTGCTCTTGTTCGTAAAATGGTTGGCCCAACAGAACCAAAGTCAGCACAGCCAGGTACTATACGTGGCGACTACTCGCATATGAGCTTTGGTTATGCCGATGAAGAAGATAAGGGCATTCCTAACCTTATTCATGCATCAGGTGATCCCGAAGAGGCAGCACAAGAAATTGATCACTGGTTCTCAGATAGTGAACTATACGAGTACAAGGCGCTTCACGAGAAGTTCACCAGATAA
- a CDS encoding type IV pilus twitching motility protein PilT encodes MNTQELRIEVLLEEVVKKRASDLHLQVSLPPMLRVDGTLAPIPGYNPLDEPAIESLIFAILDQDQQQILIKDKEFDFSFAFGTLGRFRVNAFHERGNLAAALRLIPNEIKSVTELGMPAVVMSFADYPRGLVLVTGPTGSGKSTTLASLVDKINVERAQHIITIEDPIEFTHKSKKSVIVQREVHYDTYSFSAALRSSLRQDPDVVLIGEMRDLETISAAITIAETGHLVFATLHTNSAAQSIDRMIDVFPPHQQPQIRAQLSNILMAICSQRLVPAIGGGRVVAVEVLIANPAVRNIIREGKSHQLDAVIQTSADQGMQTMDRTLVSLVQSGTVTYDEARNFAVDLTEFERLMRG; translated from the coding sequence ATGAATACACAAGAATTACGAATCGAAGTGCTACTAGAAGAAGTCGTCAAGAAGAGGGCATCAGACCTTCATCTTCAAGTTAGCCTACCTCCAATGCTGCGTGTTGACGGTACACTTGCACCAATTCCTGGGTACAATCCTTTAGATGAGCCGGCGATTGAGTCGCTAATCTTTGCAATTCTTGACCAGGATCAGCAACAAATTTTAATTAAAGATAAAGAGTTTGATTTTAGCTTCGCTTTTGGAACGCTTGGCCGATTTCGCGTAAATGCATTTCACGAGCGTGGTAATCTTGCTGCCGCACTTCGCTTGATACCAAATGAAATAAAATCAGTTACTGAACTCGGTATGCCTGCAGTAGTTATGAGTTTTGCGGATTATCCTAGAGGTCTTGTTCTTGTAACCGGCCCTACAGGATCGGGTAAATCGACGACTCTCGCGTCGCTTGTGGATAAGATAAATGTCGAGCGTGCTCAACATATTATAACAATTGAAGATCCAATCGAGTTTACTCACAAGTCTAAAAAATCAGTGATTGTGCAACGTGAAGTTCACTATGACACATATTCCTTCTCAGCTGCCCTGCGATCAAGCCTTCGTCAAGATCCTGATGTTGTGCTTATTGGTGAGATGCGTGATCTTGAGACAATCTCAGCAGCGATTACTATCGCAGAGACAGGACACTTGGTTTTTGCGACTCTTCATACTAACTCTGCCGCGCAGTCAATTGACCGTATGATCGACGTGTTTCCTCCACACCAGCAACCTCAGATTAGGGCACAGCTTAGCAACATTTTGATGGCAATTTGTTCGCAGCGTCTTGTGCCAGCTATTGGTGGGGGACGTGTTGTTGCTGTAGAAGTTTTGATTGCAAACCCAGCTGTACGTAACATTATACGGGAGGGTAAGAGTCATCAACTTGATGCAGTTATTCAAACAAGTGCAGATCAAGGAATGCAGACAATGGACAGGACGCTTGTCAGTCTCGTACAAAGTGGAACTGTTACGTATGATGAGGCCCGAAACTTCGCTGTCGATCTAACTGAATTCGAAAGATTAATGAGAGGCTAA
- a CDS encoding type II secretion system F family protein — translation MKKFNYQAKDSATNKIVKATVQADSENSAAKLLIEQGFTPLEIKEIDESKGFFSGLKNRVTSKDKIVFTRQLATLIGAGLPLSQSLHTVLEQTENKRLQGVIQDIVASVEGGRSLSESFSKHSDVFDKVFLSLIAAGETSGTLDDSLRRIAAQQEKDAATAGKIKGALTYPLIVLVVIFGVMGFMLFTVVPQVEKLYHDLKKQLPFLTQAMVTAADFLAHFWWLVIAILGIGGYFFMQYLKTDSGIKMIDTFKLNVPLFGNMFRKLYMARFARTGQTLLSTGVAMLDMLRITSEAVNNTVIGKSIDRAAEKVKGGKALSASLQPEDYILPLVPQMIKIGEQSGKIDEMMGKTAQVYEDELDEEIKAISTLIEPILMVVLAVVAGGMVGAILLPIYSLVNGVNV, via the coding sequence GTGAAAAAATTTAATTATCAAGCAAAAGATAGTGCAACGAATAAAATCGTTAAAGCTACTGTCCAGGCAGATTCTGAGAATTCAGCAGCAAAACTGTTGATTGAACAGGGATTTACTCCTCTTGAAATTAAAGAAATTGATGAGAGTAAGGGTTTTTTCAGTGGTCTTAAGAATCGCGTAACATCAAAAGACAAGATTGTCTTTACTCGTCAGCTCGCAACGCTCATCGGAGCTGGATTACCGCTATCTCAAAGTCTTCACACAGTTCTTGAGCAGACTGAAAATAAACGACTCCAAGGTGTTATTCAGGATATAGTCGCTTCCGTAGAGGGTGGACGTTCTCTATCCGAGTCTTTTTCTAAGCACTCGGACGTATTTGATAAAGTCTTTCTGTCACTTATTGCTGCTGGTGAAACATCTGGAACACTTGACGATTCACTGCGTCGGATTGCAGCTCAGCAGGAAAAAGATGCTGCAACGGCAGGGAAAATTAAGGGTGCATTAACGTATCCACTAATTGTTCTTGTCGTCATATTCGGAGTTATGGGCTTTATGTTATTTACCGTTGTTCCGCAGGTAGAAAAGCTCTACCATGACCTTAAAAAGCAATTACCATTTTTAACTCAGGCTATGGTTACTGCTGCAGATTTTCTTGCTCACTTCTGGTGGCTTGTGATTGCCATACTCGGTATTGGCGGATACTTTTTTATGCAATATCTTAAAACAGACAGCGGTATTAAAATGATAGACACATTTAAATTAAATGTGCCACTTTTTGGAAACATGTTCAGAAAGCTTTATATGGCTCGGTTTGCTAGAACAGGGCAAACACTCCTTAGTACCGGTGTTGCGATGCTAGACATGCTGCGAATAACGAGTGAAGCGGTTAATAATACTGTCATTGGTAAAAGTATCGATAGAGCGGCCGAGAAAGTTAAAGGCGGTAAGGCTCTATCTGCTTCTTTGCAGCCTGAAGATTATATACTCCCACTTGTTCCACAAATGATTAAGATTGGTGAGCAATCAGGTAAGATCGACGAGATGATGGGTAAGACTGCGCAGGTTTACGAAGACGAACTTGACGAAGAAATAAAAGCAATCTCAACACTCATCGAGCCTATTCTCATGGTTGTACTAGCCGTTGTTGCTGGTGGTATGGTCGGGGCAATTCTTCTCCCAATATACAGCTTGGTAAATGGTGTTAATGTCTAG
- the pilM gene encoding type IV pilus assembly protein PilM translates to MAFTKGVGDFFALDIGTNAVRVVQLAASGQDSWTLLHYGYAPVDSKITSANSKESQHRLGEVIMTAVGQSGIKTKNVAIGLPSQKTFTTVIDVPSMSEAELKSTIKYQIDQYIPMAIDEAKVDWTLLGQSLHDPRQQEVLLASTANIYSEERLEFVEGLGFNVIAAEPDPIAMIRSVLPLGVQDARLIIDMGELSTDLAITYGDSPRLVRTIPTGLSSLIKAAVQNLNVQEDQARQFILKFGLAPDRLEGQVFRAVENVLDSFAAELTKSIKFFQTRYPNTSVSGILLSGYASVVPRFGDYVTAKTTVPSVTANPWQKVKVSQADQQQLATVAAEFSTAVGLAQRTNKR, encoded by the coding sequence ATGGCATTTACAAAAGGCGTGGGCGACTTTTTTGCTCTGGATATTGGCACCAATGCGGTACGAGTAGTTCAGTTGGCAGCAAGCGGACAAGATAGTTGGACGCTTCTTCATTACGGGTATGCTCCAGTTGACTCTAAGATCACAAGTGCTAACTCCAAGGAATCACAGCATCGTCTTGGTGAGGTAATAATGACAGCTGTCGGGCAGAGTGGCATCAAAACAAAAAACGTTGCTATCGGGCTGCCGTCTCAGAAGACATTCACGACTGTTATCGATGTACCAAGTATGTCTGAAGCTGAACTTAAAAGTACGATTAAATACCAGATTGATCAGTACATACCTATGGCTATAGATGAAGCTAAAGTTGACTGGACGCTGCTGGGACAGTCATTACACGATCCTAGGCAGCAAGAAGTACTTCTTGCAAGTACAGCAAACATTTATTCAGAAGAGCGACTTGAATTCGTCGAAGGCCTTGGATTTAATGTGATCGCAGCTGAGCCGGATCCGATTGCTATGATCAGATCAGTCTTGCCTTTAGGCGTCCAGGATGCTCGCCTTATTATCGATATGGGCGAGTTATCAACAGATCTTGCAATCACGTATGGTGATTCACCAAGACTAGTACGCACAATACCAACAGGTCTCAGCTCACTTATTAAAGCAGCTGTGCAGAACCTAAACGTACAAGAGGACCAGGCGCGACAGTTTATTTTGAAATTTGGTCTTGCTCCTGATCGCCTCGAAGGTCAAGTATTTCGTGCTGTTGAAAATGTTCTTGATAGTTTTGCTGCTGAACTTACTAAGTCAATTAAGTTTTTCCAGACACGATATCCTAACACGTCCGTAAGCGGGATACTTCTTTCCGGGTACGCGAGTGTAGTGCCACGATTTGGTGATTATGTTACTGCTAAAACAACTGTTCCTTCGGTTACGGCTAACCCGTGGCAAAAAGTAAAAGTCTCACAGGCTGATCAGCAACAGTTAGCAACAGTCGCAGCTGAGTTTTCAACCGCAGTCGGTCTTGCCCAGAGGACTAACAAGCGATGA
- a CDS encoding undecaprenyl-diphosphate phosphatase, with translation MNIFEMITLGLTQGLTEFIPVSSSGHLIIVQQLLSGASDHLFVEFINIGTLLALLVFFRRRIVDILKDVFVEKNYQLALNILITAIPAGITGYVLATFIEQTPFFGSIVVVTVTLAVVGLIMVIVEKLPKASAVKDGQGLSHKRAFLIGLVQVFALIPGVSRSGSTIIAGRLAGLNPAAAAEYSFLASLPIMLGVTVKLFTKSTDRAYFTEHLPMLLLSNGIAFLAGIVAIGFLMRYLSSHTLAAFGWYRIGLAAILTLYLLVQ, from the coding sequence ATGAATATCTTTGAAATGATAACACTTGGACTCACTCAAGGTTTAACGGAATTTATCCCAGTAAGTAGTTCGGGGCACCTTATTATTGTTCAACAGCTCCTATCAGGAGCATCAGATCATCTTTTTGTCGAGTTTATTAATATAGGGACATTGCTGGCACTGCTCGTTTTCTTTAGGAGGCGCATTGTAGACATCTTGAAGGATGTATTTGTTGAGAAGAATTATCAATTGGCACTTAATATTCTCATTACAGCTATTCCGGCTGGTATTACCGGGTACGTTTTAGCTACTTTTATAGAACAAACTCCATTCTTTGGGAGTATTGTGGTTGTTACTGTAACTCTTGCGGTCGTAGGGCTAATTATGGTTATTGTTGAGAAACTACCAAAAGCGTCAGCTGTTAAAGATGGTCAGGGTTTGAGTCATAAGAGAGCATTTCTTATTGGACTTGTTCAAGTATTTGCACTGATTCCCGGTGTATCAAGGTCGGGATCAACGATTATTGCTGGTCGCCTAGCTGGTCTGAATCCCGCAGCAGCAGCAGAGTACAGTTTCCTCGCGTCACTCCCAATTATGCTAGGTGTTACAGTGAAGCTATTTACTAAATCGACAGATAGGGCATACTTCACCGAGCATCTTCCAATGTTACTTCTTAGTAATGGCATCGCATTTCTTGCTGGTATTGTTGCAATTGGTTTTTTAATGCGCTACCTCTCAAGCCATACTCTTGCAGCCTTCGGCTGGTATCGAATTGGACTTGCCGCAATACTAACTTTGTATCTTTTGGTACAATAG
- the xerA gene encoding site-specific tyrosine recombinase/integron integrase, giving the protein MYISELLHDYIEHLEVEGGRSAKTAENYELYLDRFVEFTDNITVDKITTEIIRKYRLWLNRYKNDHEDGLATITQSYHLIALRGFLTYLSTRDIQSLSPEKIILPKVSRKQVTFLHYDEVERLLDTIPTDDETGLRDRAIIELLFSSGLRVSELVNLNRDHINTKRREFMVRGKGQKDRPIFIGEAAAARVDAYLAARLDNLPPLFLSYSRNNMSSMGGDYRRLTSRSIQRIISKYARIAGITKHVSPHTMRHSFATDLLMNGADIRSVQSMLGHSSITTTQVYTHVTDEHLREIYEKFHSDTD; this is encoded by the coding sequence ATGTATATATCAGAACTACTTCATGACTATATTGAGCACCTAGAAGTTGAAGGTGGTAGGTCTGCCAAAACTGCCGAAAATTATGAACTATATCTTGATCGTTTCGTAGAATTTACAGATAATATAACCGTTGATAAAATTACTACTGAGATAATTCGTAAGTATAGGTTATGGCTTAATAGATATAAGAATGATCATGAAGATGGGCTAGCTACAATCACCCAAAGCTACCATCTGATTGCTCTTCGTGGCTTTCTTACATATCTCTCAACTCGAGATATCCAAAGTCTGAGTCCTGAAAAAATTATTCTTCCAAAAGTTTCACGCAAGCAAGTTACCTTTCTTCACTACGATGAGGTCGAACGACTATTAGACACAATCCCTACTGACGATGAAACTGGCTTACGCGACAGAGCAATTATTGAGTTGTTATTTTCAAGTGGCCTTCGTGTTTCTGAGCTTGTTAATCTGAATCGTGATCATATCAATACTAAAAGACGAGAGTTTATGGTTCGAGGAAAAGGTCAAAAGGATCGACCAATTTTTATTGGTGAGGCGGCAGCTGCGCGAGTTGATGCATATCTTGCAGCACGTCTAGACAACCTACCTCCCTTATTCCTAAGCTACAGTCGTAATAATATGAGTAGTATGGGTGGTGACTACCGTCGGTTAACGAGCCGCAGCATACAACGAATTATTAGCAAATATGCCAGAATCGCCGGCATCACAAAACACGTCAGTCCTCATACAATGCGCCACAGTTTCGCAACAGATCTTCTTATGAACGGTGCGGACATACGTAGCGTTCAATCAATGTTAGGTCATAGTAGTATCACGACAACACAAGTATACACTCACGTTACAGATGAACATCTTCGTGAAATCTATGAGAAGTTTCATAGCGATACAGATTAA
- a CDS encoding prepilin-type N-terminal cleavage/methylation domain-containing protein → MGSNDNRGFTMIETMLFLAVTALLAVGVLVGSGVAIGQQRYRDSVNSLKSTLQQQYNLVSNTTNNRDNYWTCNSSGVVTEIPAGQTRGRQTRGTSDCVQMGRLVTIQNGTMITTSNVVGYRQGTTIARNDIAELQFYKMTTLTIDQDITTMNWQSVIVTQHQTTPYSLSILILRSPLSGSIVTFIKNTAGVPSDLKTMVSSLNQVARVLCVAAPVGTFVGRQIGVQVDAFAGNQGAVNIPLETDGLCG, encoded by the coding sequence ATGGGCAGTAACGACAACCGCGGTTTTACGATGATAGAAACGATGCTATTTTTAGCTGTCACTGCACTTCTCGCGGTAGGAGTTCTTGTTGGTTCAGGCGTAGCTATCGGCCAGCAAAGGTATCGAGATAGTGTTAACTCATTAAAATCCACTCTCCAGCAGCAATATAACCTAGTGTCGAATACAACTAATAATCGAGATAATTACTGGACATGTAATTCTTCAGGTGTTGTTACTGAGATTCCAGCTGGACAAACAAGGGGTAGACAAACAAGGGGTACTAGTGATTGTGTGCAGATGGGACGCTTAGTTACAATTCAAAATGGCACTATGATAACAACATCTAATGTTGTTGGTTATCGACAAGGTACGACTATTGCCAGGAATGATATAGCCGAACTTCAGTTTTATAAAATGACAACACTGACAATAGATCAGGATATAACCACCATGAACTGGCAATCGGTTATAGTTACGCAGCATCAAACAACTCCATATTCACTTTCGATATTAATTTTACGTTCGCCACTGAGCGGATCGATAGTGACATTCATCAAAAACACTGCAGGTGTACCCTCTGATTTAAAGACAATGGTCAGTTCATTAAACCAAGTAGCCAGAGTACTATGCGTAGCAGCACCTGTGGGAACATTTGTAGGTCGCCAGATTGGTGTTCAGGTTGATGCATTTGCAGGTAATCAGGGCGCAGTAAATATTCCTCTTGAAACGGATGGATTATGCGGCTAG
- a CDS encoding prepilin peptidase: MEQIYIYVGLTLLGLCFGSFAAATVWRLRAKQLFQDKHDGEKVPRREYENLLPLAKTKTSKDYSRCLHCQHRLAWYDLIPVLSWLQIGGKCRYCHKPIGWMEPLAELAVTLFFVGSYMVWPIPLTSGTAIVEFIIWLIAGVMLAILFMYDLRWFLLPNQVVYPLIGLGAVATIIHLAPHLDDISKLLSVIGAVAILSGLYGLLWLLSKGAWIGFGDVKLGLGLALLLGQWDLAIIALFAANVIGCIIVLPGMLSGKLKRTSHVPFGPLLIGGYIIAGLWGSQLIDWYFSLTI, translated from the coding sequence ATGGAACAAATCTATATATACGTAGGACTCACGCTGCTTGGTCTCTGCTTTGGAAGTTTTGCAGCAGCAACTGTCTGGCGACTTCGAGCTAAACAACTTTTTCAAGATAAGCATGATGGAGAAAAGGTACCTCGTCGCGAATATGAAAATTTACTCCCGCTTGCAAAAACAAAAACTTCAAAAGATTACTCCCGCTGCCTCCACTGTCAACACAGGCTTGCATGGTATGACCTTATTCCAGTACTTAGTTGGTTACAAATTGGTGGTAAGTGCCGTTATTGTCACAAGCCGATAGGTTGGATGGAGCCACTTGCAGAGCTTGCAGTAACACTATTCTTTGTTGGTTCATATATGGTTTGGCCAATACCACTTACGTCAGGTACAGCGATAGTGGAGTTTATCATATGGTTAATCGCAGGAGTTATGCTAGCAATCCTGTTTATGTATGATCTGCGGTGGTTCTTATTACCAAACCAAGTCGTTTACCCGTTAATTGGATTAGGTGCTGTTGCGACAATTATTCATCTAGCGCCTCATCTTGATGATATTTCAAAGTTACTTTCAGTGATTGGCGCCGTAGCTATATTGAGTGGGCTTTATGGACTATTGTGGCTGCTTTCAAAAGGTGCATGGATTGGCTTTGGTGACGTTAAGTTAGGCCTTGGCCTTGCGCTATTATTAGGACAGTGGGACCTAGCTATAATTGCGCTTTTTGCTGCCAATGTGATCGGATGTATCATCGTACTTCCAGGGATGTTAAGTGGCAAGTTGAAAAGAACATCGCACGTTCCATTCGGACCACTACTTATTGGTGGATATATTATTGCAGGACTCTGGGGCTCTCAATTAATTGATTGGTACTTTTCACTCACTATTTAG
- a CDS encoding GspE/PulE family protein, with translation MALLTGDIQEKLLTLLSEEGLVTQDALKAAEADAIKASKPLMAFLTEQNIVDEELLTHAIAQVSGVPYVNLTNSLIDQSALVLLPEDIAARFMAVPLAEVQNRLAVAMIDANNVQAVDYLANRIQRPIKVFMASETGVRHVLEQYRTDLSSVDAAAEASQEEAVNKSDNDIKTIVQDSPISRALSTILEYAVKSRASDIHIEPLEKTLKIRCRVDGVLREIMQLPKSIEPALVSRIKILSNLKIDEHRIPQDGQFTVNVAQKEVDLRIAISPVVWGEQVVIRLLDKSGNSFDIEEMGYAGRALRAIRKGIRKPNGMVLTSGPTGSGKSTSLYALIKEIKDESINIVTLEDPVEYKMDGVNQIQVNADVGLTFAAGLRSILRQDPNVVMVGEIRDAETANLAVQAALTGHLVFSTLHTNSAAGVLPRLLDMGIEPFLIASTVNTIIGQRLVRRVAPKRDSYESSPIETQNILATIGHLLPKTKEDVLRVSEDLGYKDLPLAGKSAYTLVKGKDTLQTPRGYTGRAGLYEVMDVNEEIQNLIVTRATSSEIQRKAVEQGMVTMRQDGYLKALQGLTTIEEVNRVASDIA, from the coding sequence ATGGCACTTCTGACTGGCGATATTCAAGAAAAGTTACTTACGCTTCTTTCTGAAGAAGGCTTAGTGACACAAGATGCGCTTAAGGCTGCTGAAGCTGACGCTATCAAGGCTAGCAAGCCACTCATGGCTTTTTTAACAGAACAGAATATTGTTGATGAAGAACTCCTGACTCATGCAATTGCTCAGGTATCAGGTGTACCATATGTCAACCTTACAAATAGTCTTATTGATCAAAGCGCTCTAGTTCTTTTACCTGAGGATATTGCAGCCCGATTTATGGCCGTACCACTCGCAGAGGTTCAAAATCGACTTGCGGTCGCTATGATTGACGCTAATAACGTCCAAGCTGTAGATTATCTAGCAAATCGTATTCAGCGTCCAATTAAAGTGTTCATGGCCTCTGAGACAGGTGTACGACATGTTCTTGAGCAATATCGGACCGATCTTTCAAGTGTCGACGCAGCAGCAGAAGCTTCTCAAGAGGAGGCAGTTAACAAAAGTGATAACGATATTAAGACGATTGTTCAGGATTCGCCGATTAGTCGGGCTCTTAGCACAATCCTTGAATATGCTGTTAAGTCACGTGCGAGCGATATTCATATTGAACCACTCGAAAAGACACTGAAAATCCGCTGTCGTGTAGACGGTGTTCTTCGTGAGATCATGCAACTTCCGAAATCGATTGAGCCAGCGCTTGTAAGCCGTATTAAAATCCTATCAAACTTAAAGATTGATGAGCATCGCATCCCTCAGGACGGTCAGTTTACGGTCAATGTAGCTCAAAAAGAAGTCGATCTTCGTATTGCTATTAGCCCTGTAGTCTGGGGAGAACAAGTGGTGATCCGTTTGCTTGATAAGTCTGGCAACAGTTTTGATATCGAAGAAATGGGGTATGCTGGTCGAGCACTTCGAGCTATTCGTAAGGGAATACGTAAGCCAAATGGCATGGTACTTACGTCTGGACCAACCGGTTCAGGTAAGTCAACAAGTCTCTACGCTCTTATTAAAGAGATCAAGGACGAAAGTATTAATATTGTTACCCTCGAAGATCCAGTCGAATACAAAATGGACGGAGTGAACCAAATTCAGGTTAACGCTGATGTAGGCCTCACATTCGCAGCAGGACTTCGCTCAATTCTACGCCAAGACCCAAATGTTGTGATGGTAGGTGAGATCCGTGATGCAGAAACAGCTAACCTTGCAGTTCAAGCTGCGCTAACGGGTCACCTTGTGTTCAGCACACTTCACACTAATTCAGCTGCAGGTGTGTTACCTCGCTTACTTGATATGGGTATCGAGCCATTTCTTATAGCAAGTACGGTTAATACAATTATTGGGCAGCGACTTGTGAGGCGCGTGGCTCCAAAGAGGGATAGTTACGAGTCCTCACCGATAGAAACACAAAATATCTTGGCAACGATTGGACATCTTTTACCAAAGACTAAAGAGGACGTTTTAAGAGTTTCTGAAGATCTAGGCTACAAAGACTTGCCACTGGCAGGGAAAAGCGCTTATACTTTAGTCAAGGGCAAAGATACGCTCCAAACCCCAAGGGGCTACACTGGGCGAGCAGGGCTTTACGAAGTGATGGATGTCAACGAAGAAATACAAAATTTGATTGTCACTCGTGCAACAAGTTCTGAAATTCAGCGTAAAGCAGTCGAGCAGGGTATGGTAACAATGCGTCAGGATGGATATCTCAAAGCACTACAGGGGCTTACTACAATTGAAGAAGTTAACCGCGTCGCGTCGGATATAGCATAA
- a CDS encoding PH domain-containing protein, which yields MNNNAKDKQQLDFDGQRDGEKLLFVFRRHMIAMRKGFYFLLIPLALTSIPPLVWQDNLQLFLLPVVGLVLGLILFSYQFIMWYFTIYIVTDQRLRQITQKGFFGKDVVELRLSKIQNISYNIPGFSGEIFGFGTMVIQTFVGDLVIHKVEHPDKIYNRLQDAVTAAMAAQGEYEKTNS from the coding sequence ATGAATAATAACGCAAAGGACAAGCAGCAACTCGACTTCGACGGACAACGTGACGGGGAGAAGCTGCTTTTCGTGTTTCGACGTCATATGATTGCTATGAGAAAAGGTTTTTACTTCTTGCTAATACCACTTGCGCTAACTTCAATACCACCACTTGTTTGGCAAGATAATCTCCAACTTTTCTTGCTACCCGTAGTCGGGCTCGTACTTGGTCTTATCCTATTTTCTTACCAATTTATTATGTGGTACTTTACTATCTATATCGTGACTGACCAGCGACTGAGACAGATTACACAAAAAGGTTTCTTTGGTAAAGATGTTGTCGAGCTCAGACTGTCAAAGATTCAAAACATAAGCTATAATATACCAGGGTTTAGTGGTGAAATTTTTGGTTTTGGCACTATGGTAATACAGACATTTGTGGGTGACCTTGTTATTCACAAAGTTGAGCATCCCGACAAGATTTATAATAGACTGCAGGATGCGGTGACGGCGGCTATGGCTGCTCAGGGAGAATATGAAAAAACTAACTCTTAA
- a CDS encoding type II secretion system protein, translated as MNGQLKNKEKGFTIIEVVLVLAIAGLIFLMVFIALPALQRNQRDTQRKNDMSRVITALTSYQSNNRQALPASTSAAYALFLTNYLRAGGDTFQDPSSGNYKFVPKAIVRTAPTVALSTTPEIWQYDKSTCSGESIIAAGSNKVAFAAKLEGGGVACVNN; from the coding sequence ATGAACGGTCAGTTAAAAAACAAAGAAAAAGGATTCACAATTATTGAGGTGGTTTTAGTACTAGCTATTGCTGGACTTATCTTCCTTATGGTATTTATCGCGTTACCTGCATTACAGCGTAACCAGCGTGATACGCAGCGTAAAAATGACATGAGTCGTGTTATTACGGCACTGACAAGCTACCAGTCGAATAATCGACAGGCACTGCCGGCTTCAACATCTGCAGCATATGCATTATTTTTGACAAACTATCTCAGAGCAGGAGGTGACACATTTCAAGATCCATCAAGTGGTAACTATAAATTTGTTCCAAAGGCTATCGTTCGTACAGCGCCTACAGTAGCGTTGTCTACAACGCCAGAAATTTGGCAATACGATAAATCTACTTGTAGCGGTGAGTCAATCATTGCAGCGGGTAGTAATAAAGTCGCTTTCGCCGCTAAGCTTGAAGGTGGTGGTGTAGCCTGCGTCAATAACTAG